The Panicum virgatum strain AP13 chromosome 3N, P.virgatum_v5, whole genome shotgun sequence genome includes the window AGCATGGTGCTGGTCCGACGCGCGGCCAGCTCGCTCGTCGACTGCTTCCGCGGCGCCATGCTTGATGACTTTGCTGGCTGATCCACGGCAGTAGATGGATTTTAGTTTCAGTGCTGCTGCGATAGCgatcagctagctagctagcgccTGCGCTTGGAGCTCGATCGTCGGGTGATCGGGGACGACGACTACAGCAGCATCCATATATAGGTGGCCAGCATGCAATAAAGCTGCTATGCATTGCGTATGGCGATAAGTTTGTTTTATCTCTGgattcttcttctgctgctccTGCCGCTGCTGCATAAAAATATGTTCGTTGCGTCCGGTGGATGAGCCCCGACAGAGACGATGCCAGATTGGCAGGACCAGATGCTCACGGTGGTTGCCCATACATATGCACACACGGTCTTTGTCTATCTATTCTTACTTGTACAGGAGGAGATGCGCCAGTTGGATGATGGCTACAACGAAGCAAAGCCACGATGGAAGCAAAGCCTTTCAGTGGCGATTTAAACGGCCGTTAGAGTCAGAGTTGGGCCTCGCAGGCTGTTGCGACGCCGACGTCTCGCCGGGCCATGCTAGTTTACGGGCGACCGTACGGACATTTTTAGAAATTTCTGTCAtttcttgaaaaaaaatcaaaaaaaaatcaaaaaagaaaaatttggagagagagaaaaattttcaagaaaaaaatttgaaaggttgaaaaaatttcaagaaaaaaattgaaaaaaagatgaaaaaaatgacgggagaaaatttgaaagaaaaatttacGAACTAGATTGACAAAAAATGAAGAAAATTAGCTGAGCAGGGGAGAAAAATTTACGAACTAAATTGACAAAAATTtacgctccgccgccgcggccttgcTCGggggcgccgctccgccgcagaTCCGgtgccgcggagccgccgcaccgcctccccgccggcctGCGGAGCCGCCGCACCActctgccgccgcagccccgcCCAGGGGCGCCGGTCCACCGCAGATCCGGCGCCACCGCACCGCCTCCCCGCCAGCctgcggcgccgccgcaccactccaacgccgaagccccgctcgggcgcgccgcaccgccgcggaTCCGGCGTGGATCTGCCGGCCGTCGGCCTCCGGAGGGAGGCAGGAGGTGCAGTGCGCGAGAggcggagggaggccgcggcggtggcgcgcggagggggagggagccCGCGGCCGGGGAAGAAATGAAGAGGAGAACTCACGGTCCCTTTTAGATTCAGCATTGGACATCTCGCCCAGCCCTACTTTTGAGACAATCGGGGAAACCCAAGTGCCCAAAGGCCCAGATTAGGAAGCATCTACCGCCATGTGCGTGCTGCATGTTTTGAAGGTAAAACCCGGAAGAGTGGAATAACCCGGAAGAACACAAAAAtacgtactccctccgtcccaaaaaacaaatcattctgggatttaaaatttgtccccaaaaaacaagtcactttaccctatttagaaagtgcatgtgcatgtaaGAATCAATTACTATCAAATATGGGTAACAAATAGGGGTAAATATGGTCATTTTACTTAAAATTTCTAGAATGACTttgtattttgggacggaggaagTAGCCCTTTAGGATACGTCGCAGGTCTCCTTCAGATTTAATTGAGAGGCCAAATATATATGGTttcatacacttgtagaaaaaacataaaaaatattaaattgaGAAGATATATTATTTATTAACATAAAATATGTCTAGTGCTAGCTATGTGTCCTATCTTTTTGCTGGAAGTGAATAAGAGTGTGTTTAGATCTTTTTGGCgtaaatttttaaaaaagaacCTTACTATTTCGGAACACTAAATAAAGttcatttacaaaattttttgcacggatgagttgtaaatcgcgagacgaatctaatgagcctaattaatctaataattagtggatgattattgtagcatcactgttgcaaatcatggattaagtaggctcattgaattcatctcgcgatttacaatccatccgtgcaaaaaaaattgcaaatagattttatttagtactccatgcatgtgtccaaacatcTGATGTGACATTTTTTAGTGTAAAAATTTGGGATCTGAACAAGACCTAGCGTAGCTCCCCATACCGCAGGGTGGGGCAACTGCCCCGGCTCCTTGTGAGGTAAAAAAACCTCTGCTCCCTGCACCCTCATGGTGTTCTAGGTGGCCGGGAGCAGCAAGTCAGCGAGAGGGAGCGGAGTGTTTTCCTTTCGTCAGACGGCCAGAAGAGGAAAAAGAAGTCCATTTTAGGCGGGACCTCCTATGTAAGGCACCTAACTTTAAAAGCACATCAAAACCCAATTAGCTGAGCAGGGGAGACAAACATGTTCAACAATTGATGTTCAAAATGTTAAAATGTAAagataaaatgttgaaattggaaGCACCAAATGTTGAACTCGAAATGTTGAACAGCGACGTGGGCAGCTTCTTCGCTAGCGAGCCGGGCAGCGGCGCGTGAATCTAGTATCCGAATTGACTATCCGGATTATCCGACCAGATATCCGATATGCGCCGGATATTGGGTATATTATATCTGAATCTAATATCTGATTTAAATATCAGATATCCAAAACAGTGCTCGGATATCCATGAAAACCTATCTGAATTAATATCCATCCATCCCGGTCGGaaaatatccgtaccatttTACACCCCTAATGACAATTGACAAGTTCCTTTTAAAGTCTGTTTTTTTTGGATAAGGGaaactttattgatttcaaGAGGTTATGACAATGGGCGATTACCGCGAGCAGGGATTCGTGGGAACCCCCGCTTAGAGATTCGGCCAGGGATATAAACCGCTCAAGGATCTCCCCTAAGAAAGCGGATTGAGACGGTGgtttttagacaggttcaggccgccggaggcgtaataccctacgtcccgTGTGTGTTGTGATTGGTTCCTTGCTGATCCCGAGTTGGAAAGCTCAAGCCCGCAATCTGTGTATGAGTTAGGTCCCGAAAGGATCGGTCTCTTTACATGTGCCGGGACATTTCTATTTATAGACTACATCTGCCTTCTCTGTTGCTTCTCTAACTGGTGTGAACACACCCTTTGTATGGTGGACGTCGTCTTCCAGGCTGCTCTGCCTCTGTCAGGCGGGTAGGCTTCTTGTCGGGCCCGCCAGAGCAGGTTCTGGGCCCCACCAATGTCAGGGGCGTACCGGGGCGACCTCGGGGAGTCTCGGGGTGTTCGGGGTGGCCGTAGACACTGACTGGTGGGTCTTCTCATCCTGGGGTGTTCTGGGGCCCTTTGACCGTCCTCGCGCTCCCGGGGTGTTCCTGAGGACGTCCGGGGTGGTGCGAGCGCAGCCACGTGGTGACCTCCGGGGTCGTCTCGCGGATCCTCCTGGTCCGGGGTGACCCTGGTCAATCCCGGGGCGTCGCTCGAGGTGGCGCTGGCTTTTACCACGATGGGGGCACGGTAAACGACGGTGGGTCCCGGCCACCGTCCATCTTCAGGTCGATGGGACGGGTAGCTCAGGGATAAGTTATCCGCCGCCTATCATCTTACCCTCTGAGCGCACGGCATCCCCGTAATCATGATGTTCTTACGGGGAAGCCGTGCACCCCCTCGGGCTCTGCATGGAGTCTGGTGGCGAAGCGCTGTTACCGTCTGGTAAAGATTTTTTTACCAGACAGGTGTCTTCGAGGGGAAGGAAACGTCCCCCCAGGCTTCATGTGCCAGGTCAGGTCTGGCCCGCTCCAGTCGGGTGCCCACCTTCGTGGGCAGATGTCCCTGGGGGGCCCACAGCGGTGCTCGGCTGATGCGGCTGGCGGGTCCCATCTTCCTTAATCACGCATAAGTCCAGAGTTATGGGGACCCGTCCTCATTAAGCTGATAGGTTACATCAAGATGATACAACGACTTAAACTTTCCCGGCCTCTATCTCCTTTTAAAGTCTGTGTGTCCTTTGTTTGGGTAAGGCTTCGCCCCTTAGACTTCTCCTCGAGTACAAGCCAAGCTGAATCTGTCATATAGCGTGCGGTTCCGTTAGAGCTATGGTTCGGCTGAAACCGAACACTCATGTGGGCATGAGGCTGGTAAGGGCACCCCCCTCCTAATTGGCTTAGGTGACCTGGCGAATTGGCTTGGTTTATATCACAACGTATATTTCAGGAGCAGAAATGAGGCTTGCTAACTAGCTTTCGTTTTATTGGTCTGTTCTAAACTTCTATCTTTTGGTGGTGTATGCCAGAGCAGTCTGCGTATGCATGTTTGTTAATTTGAGTGGCGTGTGTGAGCAGTGGCGAATCTAGAACTTCAAGTTAGGGTGGTCCAATGAAacaatttttaaaatattttagtGAATAAGTAAATCTAATCTTATAAAGTTATAATTCACCTTCTCAATTTAAGTATGAATTGCTATACGCAAGAAAGTAATTAGTAGAAACAAACTCAAAGATGCTCCCAGCAGTAGAACAATCAAGGGGTGGGTGTTGTTGGGTACAATCAGTAGATCCGCCCATGTATGTGAGTGGCTGTAGATATTCACTTGTGATTTTGTGAATGATCGAGGCCAGAAGCTTTTCCACATCCAAAAGAACACATAGCATATATTTTCTACttagaaaagtaaaaaaataattatatacaAGTCAAAAGGTAGCAAAATTAGACAGTTGCATAAAAACAATATTAGAGGTACAATGTAAAGAAAAATGGTGGCTTGTTTCACAACTAGGGAGTCCCAATTTTCTATTGGAGATACAGCACGTGCTTATTACAAACCCATGAAACACATGCGGGATGATGAAGGATAAACACACCCAACTCCGATCCTAGATATATATAATTGGTACAATATTGAATACAAATCTTACACCGCGTTTTGAATCGGTGGGATCGATGAGGGAGCTTTAATTTCTTGTTTTTAGCCAACCTATAGATACCAAGCCAGGATTATGCAGAGAGAAAAATTATATTGGTACTAAAGAATTCAACCGGAAATCCGGAAGGGATCCATTTCCTTGAGCTTTGCTGCGTGGAGAGGCTACTTAGCTTCAGTGATGGGCATGGGCTCCCCTTTTCACGAACTCATACGACAAGAAGCCGGCGATTACGAGGTAGGGCCAGAAGAGATATACCATGTTGAATAGGAACCCAATTCCCAGTTCGAACAACGTGGCTTTGGTCTTCCTCCTAAGAAATGCAGACATGTCGTTGAAGCTCGCCATGAGAAACCAGAGCCCGTCGAGCAGCGCGAGAGATGTCATGACGCAGGACGCAATGGCCGTCCCGTGCTCCACATTGGCGAGCAGCAGGTAGAGGGCGAAGGCGAAGGCGGCGCTGAAGCTTCGCGCCGAGCAGAGCAGCAGCGCCAGGGAGAAGGCCACCAGCTCGATCCGCTTCTGGATGTCGACGGCGGCAACCCCGCAGTAGACCAGGCTGAAGGTGGCTAGGGTGGAGCAGATGAACGCCAGAGTGTTGGAGATCACGAAGCCCTGGAAGGCGTAGGAGCCGGTAAGCACCGGCGTCCCGGCCAGCGGCGGGGGCGCGACGGCCAGTTTCTTGCCCGCATCCGCAGCGTCGCCGGGGCTCCACACGCCCCCGGGCATGGTCAGAGCTGCCGCGAATGTGGCCGTGGCGACGAGCACGGAGCCGATGCCCACGATCTGCGCGAAATCCTTGATCTTCCCGGATTCTGTTTCCTCGTCGAGACGGAGGCTGTACTCCGGTATCCGATCCCGCCGGCGGTTGCCGCTCACGGCATCTGCGAAGTTTAGCATGCTGAGAATCCTACGACGTGCCGTCTGCAAGATTATATTTGACAACCACACAAAAATTATAATTCCACATTCCATTCAtccgcgtgtgtgtgtgtgatagagagagaaagagagagagattccCTTACCAGCCCGAAGTAAAATCCGGATTTAACTCCCCCGTTGGCGACATCCATGGGAGTTCTCCCTGCGTTGTTCTGCAGGTTTATCTGAGAATGCCTGTTCCCGATGAGCCATCTGGCCATGTCCAGCTCGCCGTCACGGACGGCCATGTGCAAGGCTGTGTCCCCGTTCTTGTCCTGCACGTTCACCACCGACTTGGAGTAGGGCCGCCCCCACCACCGGCACACGAACCTCACGACATTTAACCTCTTCTTCTGCACCGCGATGTGGAGGAAGGTCCGCCCGTCGGGGTCGCGCAGCCCGGCGCAGGTAGGGTACCTCGTGAGCAGGATGATGAGGGGCACCATGCTGTCCGCCGACGCGGCGACGTGCACCGGGAAGCACCCGTGGTCGTCCGGCTGGAACGCCGAGGTCGGGTCGGCTGCCAGCAGCTGGGGGAGCGGGAGCTTCGCCCACTCGAATATCCTCGTCAGGCATCTCGGAGGCAGGAAGTAGAAGCCCATGGAGCAGTACTCCAGGCTGCTCGCCGAGAAAACGAAGAGCGAGAATTGGAGGGAGATGTCCGGCGCTGATGCGGCGAAGTGCAGCGGCGTGCTCCCATCCTGCCTGTCCTTTTGCCTGGCAAGCTCCGGTTTCCAGTGGAGCAGTGACGCTGTCATGTCTACCAGTAAGCAGGGAGCAACCGTGTGTGTTAGTTAgtagtcaaaaaaaaaaagaaaaagaaaatctttCATGATGCTAAACCTTTGTCGTGTTGTAGGACAGCAGCGTGCAAGGCATTCTGTCCATGCGGGCCGGAGCAGGACGGATCCTTGTAACCTTTCTCCAGAAGCTTCCGGACAATCTTACTGTGGCCCAGCGAGCAGGCGAGGTAGAGCGGCGAGGTGCCGTCGTGCGCGTCCACCTGGGCGAGCTCCGGCCCCCCGCCGTCCTCGCTCGTCAGCGCGCCCACCATCTCCAGGTGCGCGAAGCGGACGGCCTCGTGCAGGGCCGTCTCCCCGCGCGCGTTCCGCATCCTCGCGAGGCCCCTCGCCTGCTCGCCGCGCCCGGCGAGCTCCATGAGGCGGGCGACCATCCGGGTGTTCCCGGCCCTGGCGGCGCAGTGCAGCGGCGTGTCCCCCTTGCTTctgggcgccgccgtcgtcagCAGGTGGCCGGCCTTGCCGTGGATCTCGCTCGCGCACCTGAGGTGCCGCTCcctgtcgccggcggccgccaccgcgtggAGCACGGAGGCCGGCTCCTCCGTCACCACGCCCGTGTCATGCTGCTTACTGCTGGCAGTGGCCTGGCCTTCAGGGCTGACGTTGACGACGACTTGGCAGGTCTCGTCGCCGGGAACGTTGATGACGATCTCGTGGCGGGAGGGCGGCTCCTCCCCGGGGCTGCAGACGACCTCACGACGGCCCagcgacgccgccaccgccgccccttccTCCTCGCCCAGGatgagctgcagcagcagcttccATTCCCCTCCTGCTGCTGAGCTCGAGGACACGGGACCGTCACCTGATGACCCCATTACCCTAGCTCGCTAGCTCTGGGGCTGTTGCGTTGCGTGTGTATGTTGCCCGTGTGGACAACAGCAGCATCCATATGCGTGTGTTTATATAGTTGGCTGCTGCCGTTGTTATATCCGTTGCGTACGAGGACAAGCAGCATATGACTCGAACTAAATGTTCACCTAGCTGGTACGAAGTGGTCGCATTTCCTTCTTTGAATATTTCTTACGTGAGGTGCTAGCTAGGAGCTAGATGAGCAGCAGCTATATGAAGCAACCTTTTGGTTCCGCCAGGGTCTTCTACAGTTCATCGATTCCGTTACGGCCAGGAGGCTCATACCGTAGTACGTTGTCCGTTGCCTGAGCACAATTTTGGACTAACTAAAACTGAATTTGGATCGAAAACAGGTTCTCATTTGAAGCAGCGCCTAAGTGCCTATTATAAATAAATTGTGTGTAAATTTTGTTCTTGTTTGCGGCAATGCCCGACAGCATCACTTGGCAAGCATAGGGTCCCCCAAAAATATTCGCACGTTGTCTGGTGGTCACAACTCACAACCAGGTAGTCTTTCTTTATTCTTACATGAACGAGGGGGCAAGCAAAGGTTTTGGTTCTGCGAATTGCCTCCCCAAGCTCTtgcaaaaatataaataaattagatTTGTCTTGTCTCGTGAGAGAAAATTTCTAATGCAATTAATTATTGGCATGAACATTTGACGCAATATATGTTCCTCGGTTCCTTTGAAGGTTAAAGTGTTCCAAAAAGGTGGATTAGATGCACAGCAATTTCGGACAATCATTATTATTTTGCAAAGAATCATAGAAATTAGATGGATAAATGCAAGTCAACTTTTCATCACATTTTCTTGGCCTTTTAATTTTTCtgtaaaatgaaaaaaaaaaactgagagaagccaaaaagagcccaAAAACCCATCAAAAGAACAAAATGAAGAAAGCCAAgaagatactccctccatcctataAAGAGTGCAAGACCTTTTTCAGCTAGATTAATTAGTGATGATACGAAATGACCTTATATCCTTATTTATTGGATGCATGGCACTAACCATGCTTCCTAAAATCAGGGCAGAAGTCAATTTTGTTATGCAAATCAAACATAACCTTTTGATTTGCAGGCTGTCCTATGACCTTTCGACCTCTTTATATACGCCCCTTCCTGCTTCATTCGCCACTGCAAGTGACAACGAGATGGCTGACGAGAACAACAACTTCGTGAGGCTCATGAGGGAGAGGGAAGCAATGGAGGGAGCAGCCCCTAATGATCCTAATAGATCCATCTTGGATGCTAACCACCTTCCTCAAAATTACATAGCGGTGGAGGGGTCTGCAAAATATTCAACTATTAGCAGCCTAATAAAACATACATACTTTCAtacaaaattaaataaatagaTTATGATAGAAAATTCTCACCAACAAGCCAATGTGTCTCTGATGATCTATAGGCTCAAACTCATAATCCTCACACATCCAGTACCTCTGCCGAAAGTTCACTTCTTCCTCGGAAATGGCTACCTAGCATTCATCACCGCAAAAACACATTGGCACGGGAACACCACTAGGTAGCGGCAATAGACATTTCCCACCCGCACTCTATTAAAAAAAAATAGGACAAATGAACCCTAGGGTTTCATTTGGTTCAAGTGTTCAATTTATTGCTAAGTGATATATTAAAGACAAAAATTAATATGATCGACTGAGGTTACCTCGGTTTGTTAGCTTTACCATGCCTTGGCATCGTCCCTACACAACAAGTGACCAAAACTAAATTAATATTTATCAACAATAGCATTGTGTTCACGACTCATTCATCTACAATTCCACGGATCTCAACTAAATTAATATTTCTCAACAATGTGTTTTGACTAAAATATATGTTCCACGGATCACCACATATTTTGGGAGATATCATGGCAAATCTCAAACTTTAGTGATAGAAGTTGCTAGTTGGTTGTCTTCCAACTTAATAGATCAGTGCAGTTGCGCTAGCCAAATGACAAAAATAACTAGTGTTTTATAATATCATATTTGAAAAATATTCACTTTCTTTTTTATGTAGCGATGGCGATATTgttgttaattttttttatctagaATCGTCATtgaaaaatatattatttttacataTCTTGAAAGAAGTATGTATATTTTATTTCAATGATATTCTAAAAGTACTCTTTACAaggtaaaaaaatttataggtgAAAACCGACATATTATGTTAAGGTAAAACTTTAGGAACAATATAAGATTAAATATTTCCATCAGATTTGGACCGGTCGTGATCGATGCACGTCCTGCCCTTGTTGCCGTCCATTGGTGTCACCTCCACCATGCACCACCCGTGCTTGTTGCGATGCTTGTCGTGAGCACTCATTCCCCACTGCATCCACCACTATGGCTTGGCTTTATCGATGTCGTCTCTCTCCACAGAACGCTGCGCCACGGTGGCCCTCCAGCTACGGACTTTGGggaagaagaaataaaaaaactagtGTCGGTACCTcgggactagggtaccccctcttgctgtgtcaagactcgtgtagttatccgtaactacgcccaaagGAGCTGAGTAGTCGGACCCctgggtccgactccatctcaccggaccaacggttccggacccgctccccactcggggacgggtccggtgtcaccacgtgtcccagaaaAGGGAGCACTCggccaaaacagccggggggccccggacctcccacagggtcccggaccccatatactatccggacccctctccagggAAGGAACAGACACTCCTCctggggggggtccggagccgccgcgtgtcCGCAGGCGCAAGCACGCGCACGGCTtcaagcttcctcgggaagactcgcccacctacctcattcaatgcgggagacgttaagtaagccctgccacagcagagcccgaggagactcTTGCCAGGACtgtactgttgatcgcgcgttaccaaggtgcacagtacagccgctggTGCCACTCACGCCTTGCGCGTCAGTCTGCtgcgccagttagacacgacaactcggcgacggagtatcataacgcctacgcggtagacccaacagtctacgccgcaacctacactgcctcaacaggtgcctcgccgatgggacaggagaagaccccccccctcggtcagagagtctacaggacgatgaagcgtatccagcaagagattctccatcactgtagcaccattagtgtctatttagtatagtatacatccttgttgggcccacctgtcgggtccaacgcctgtgtacgcgtcctccttgcgctataaaagggggacgcccgctagagaaaGACTCAAGTCCAAGAAGggacttggaggcagaggatagactcatctaCAGACccaagagcaatacaactctcagtgaacgtagggtattacgctccggcggcctgaaccactctaaatcctcgagtgttcttgtgttccttCTTGATGGGTAGATCTGAGTAATCGCTTGCACtccccgagtaaccaccctatgtgattaggcgggtgcactacgccacccagttgtggccctccttctagagccacgacatttggcgccgtccgtggggagcgcgCAAGCATTGGCCGGATCATCGCTCATCTCCTTCTTTTGAGGTTGAGCttatcctctgcaacgacgacgagaagatgaaggatagCGCGGCATCACCTGCGCCGCATGCCCTGACACCGAGGCAGCAATgtcctcggtgcggcggcgcacggcagcggcgcctgctgtgcgtcaccATTGCGACACCTCAGAagccggcgcggtggcgcgcggggGCGACGCCTGCTTCACGTCACCCCGTGACACCTtagtgtcggctcaaggttttctctcaagcaaccacccgGGGTCTCTTGCGGTGGCACAGCGTCGGCTCGaggtttcctctcaagatggagcctggagccgaaaGGATGTCTGTCGCCTTCTCCCTTGCCTGGCTCAAGCCTTCCTTGGAGCTGCTGCAGATAGGCGTCGACCTCCACCGCAAGGCGCGGGGGCCCTGTGCCAGCACCAAGGTGGAGCCGGCGAatgaccgcccttctccacgctccgtgctcgtctAGACGAGCACCCGCCCTTCTGCTGCGCCAGGGTGCCAGGCTGGCAACGGCAggaccactcccattcaaagccaaagaagttGTTCTCATGCAAACTAAGCATGAAACAGTTCTTGTACGAGGGAGGGCcctgcaagctcccgaggtgatgctggatgatgctgtacaaGCACATCCAGGACACCTTCGCCT containing:
- the LOC120665012 gene encoding protein ACCELERATED CELL DEATH 6-like; this translates as MGSSGDGPVSSSSAAGGEWKLLLQLILGEEEGAAVAASLGRREVVCSPGEEPPSRHEIVINVPGDETCQVVVNVSPEGQATASSKQHDTGVVTEEPASVLHAVAAAGDRERHLRCASEIHGKAGHLLTTAAPRSKGDTPLHCAARAGNTRMVARLMELAGRGEQARGLARMRNARGETALHEAVRFAHLEMVGALTSEDGGGPELAQVDAHDGTSPLYLACSLGHSKIVRKLLEKGYKDPSCSGPHGQNALHAAVLQHDKDMTASLLHWKPELARQKDRQDGSTPLHFAASAPDISLQFSLFVFSASSLEYCSMGFYFLPPRCLTRIFEWAKLPLPQLLAADPTSAFQPDDHGCFPVHVAASADSMVPLIILLTRYPTCAGLRDPDGRTFLHIAVQKKRLNVVRFVCRWWGRPYSKSVVNVQDKNGDTALHMAVRDGELDMARWLIGNRHSQINLQNNAGRTPMDVANGGVKSGFYFGLTARRRILSMLNFADAVSGNRRRDRIPEYSLRLDEETESGKIKDFAQIVGIGSVLVATATFAAALTMPGGVWSPGDAADAGKKLAVAPPPLAGTPVLTGSYAFQGFVISNTLAFICSTLATFSLVYCGVAAVDIQKRIELVAFSLALLLCSARSFSAAFAFALYLLLANVEHGTAIASCVMTSLALLDGLWFLMASFNDMSAFLRRKTKATLFELGIGFLFNMVYLFWPYLVIAGFLSYEFVKRGAHAHH